Proteins from a single region of Chromobacterium sp. ATCC 53434:
- a CDS encoding RNA polymerase factor sigma-54: MKQALQLKVSQQLTLTPQLQQSIKLLQLSTLDLQAEVDRFLLDNPLLERGDEPHDGEAAPDGADSGAGETQDADGRDDGAGELLDWGAGARQGGDDDYDPMLNVPSQPSLREHLLAQLGEIALSDRDRAVACLLIEELDDDGYLPLDLDELAGNLPLELQLDSDELAIGLTLLQQFDPAGVGARSLAESLQLQLLRRPADEPGRALALEIAREHLELLGGRDYAKLKKLFGCQDEALRQAQALISRLNPYPASGYGHGDIHYVIPDIAVRKLRGRWVAELNRSAMPRLRVNRLYERLLADKRGAGGELAGPLQEARWLVKNIQQRFDTILKVAEAIVERQQSFFEHGEVAMRPLILRDIADEIGLHESTVSRSTSQKYLLCPRGLFELKYFFGSSLETDGGGECSATAIKAHIRGMIDGEDRAKPLSDSAIADALARQGIQVARRTVAKYREAMQIPAVNLRKAL, from the coding sequence ATGAAACAGGCCCTTCAGCTCAAGGTCTCGCAGCAACTGACGCTGACGCCACAGCTGCAGCAATCGATCAAACTGCTGCAGCTGTCCACGCTGGACCTGCAAGCCGAGGTGGATCGCTTCCTGCTCGACAACCCGCTGCTGGAGCGCGGCGACGAGCCGCACGACGGCGAAGCCGCGCCGGACGGCGCCGACAGCGGCGCCGGCGAAACGCAGGACGCCGACGGCCGTGACGACGGCGCCGGCGAGCTGCTGGACTGGGGCGCAGGCGCCCGCCAGGGCGGCGACGACGACTATGATCCGATGCTCAACGTGCCCAGCCAGCCCAGCCTGCGCGAGCACCTGCTGGCGCAGCTGGGGGAGATCGCGCTGAGCGACCGCGACCGCGCGGTGGCCTGCCTGCTGATCGAAGAGCTGGACGACGACGGCTACCTGCCGCTGGACCTCGACGAGCTGGCCGGCAATCTGCCGCTGGAGCTGCAGCTGGACAGCGACGAGCTGGCCATCGGCCTGACACTGCTGCAGCAGTTCGATCCGGCCGGCGTCGGCGCGCGCTCGTTGGCCGAATCGCTGCAACTGCAGCTGTTGCGGCGGCCGGCCGACGAGCCCGGCCGCGCGCTGGCGCTGGAGATCGCGCGCGAACACCTGGAGCTGCTGGGCGGGCGCGACTACGCCAAGCTGAAGAAATTGTTCGGCTGCCAGGACGAGGCGCTGCGCCAGGCGCAGGCGCTGATCTCCCGGCTGAACCCCTACCCCGCCAGCGGCTACGGCCACGGCGACATCCACTACGTGATTCCCGACATCGCGGTCAGGAAGCTGCGCGGCCGCTGGGTCGCCGAACTGAACCGCTCGGCGATGCCGCGGCTGCGCGTCAACCGCCTGTACGAGCGACTGCTGGCCGACAAACGCGGCGCCGGCGGCGAACTGGCCGGCCCGCTGCAGGAGGCGCGCTGGCTGGTAAAGAACATCCAGCAGCGATTTGACACTATTCTGAAAGTGGCGGAAGCTATCGTTGAACGGCAGCAATCGTTCTTTGAACATGGCGAAGTGGCGATGCGGCCGCTGATCCTGCGCGATATCGCGGACGAGATCGGCCTGCACGAATCCACCGTTTCCCGCTCGACCAGCCAGAAGTACCTGCTCTGCCCGCGCGGCCTGTTCGAGCTCAAGTACTTCTTCGGCAGTTCGCTGGAAACCGACGGCGGAGGGGAATGCTCCGCCACCGCCATCAAGGCTCACATACGCGGCATGATAGACGGCGAGGACCGCGCGAAACCGCTGTCCGACAGCGCCATCGCCGACGCGCTGGCCCGCCAGGGAATACAGGTTGCCAGACGCACCGTAGCCAAGTATCGTGAAGCCATGCAGATTCCGGCGGTGAATCTGCGCAAGGCGCTGTGA
- the lptB gene encoding LPS export ABC transporter ATP-binding protein: MSPSILTVSRLKKRFKKRTVVKDVSLSIESGEVVGLLGPNGAGKTTSFYMIVGLIGADDGDIRLDDASITRYPIHQRAQLGLGYLPQEASIFRRMTVEENIAAILEISGRKGKELEKELDLLLDDLNIGHLRDSNALSLSGGERRRVEIARVLATRPRFILLDEPFAGVDPIAVIDIQKIISFLKERGIGVLITDHNVRETLRICDRAYIISDGSVLASGQPEELVNNDKVREVYLGEHFHL, encoded by the coding sequence ATGAGCCCCAGCATACTGACCGTTTCCCGCCTGAAGAAGCGCTTCAAGAAGCGCACCGTGGTCAAGGACGTCTCGCTGAGCATTGAGAGCGGCGAAGTCGTCGGCCTGCTCGGCCCCAACGGCGCCGGCAAGACCACCAGCTTCTACATGATCGTCGGCCTGATCGGCGCCGACGACGGCGACATCCGGCTGGACGACGCCTCCATCACCCGCTATCCGATACACCAGCGCGCCCAGCTCGGCCTAGGCTACCTGCCGCAGGAGGCGTCGATCTTCCGCCGGATGACGGTGGAGGAGAACATCGCCGCCATCTTGGAAATCTCCGGCCGCAAGGGCAAGGAGCTGGAGAAGGAGCTGGATCTGCTGCTGGACGACCTGAACATCGGCCATCTGCGCGACAGCAACGCGCTGTCGCTGTCCGGCGGCGAGCGGCGCCGGGTCGAAATCGCCCGCGTGCTGGCCACCCGACCGCGCTTCATCCTGCTGGACGAGCCGTTCGCCGGCGTCGACCCGATCGCGGTGATCGACATCCAGAAAATCATCTCCTTCCTGAAGGAACGCGGCATCGGCGTGCTGATCACCGACCACAACGTCCGCGAGACGCTGCGCATCTGCGACCGCGCCTACATCATCAGCGACGGCTCGGTGCTGGCTTCCGGCCAGCCGGAGGAGCTGGTCAACAACGACAAGGTGCGCGAGGTCTACCTCGGCGAGCACTTCCATCTGTAA
- the lptA gene encoding lipopolysaccharide transport periplasmic protein LptA, with amino-acid sequence MPNKSRIALASLLLAASALAQAEQADRNKPLEITSDNGCTMDQIKGVSVCTGNVVVVQGTLRLNADKVVATQDKQGNQTLQATGRIVTFRQKMDNNGGWVEGQSSKLDYNSAAHSAVLTGNARVKRNGDLAIGTVITYDTQNETYQVLGGGSGAAAGKGGRTTVILQPKNTASQPAAAKPAAGADPR; translated from the coding sequence ATGCCAAATAAGTCCCGAATCGCATTGGCCAGCCTGCTGCTGGCCGCCTCCGCGCTCGCTCAGGCCGAACAGGCCGACCGCAACAAGCCGCTGGAAATCACCAGCGACAACGGCTGCACCATGGACCAGATCAAAGGCGTTTCCGTCTGCACCGGCAATGTGGTCGTGGTGCAGGGCACGCTGCGCCTGAACGCCGACAAGGTGGTGGCCACCCAGGACAAACAGGGCAACCAGACCTTGCAGGCCACCGGCCGCATCGTCACCTTCCGCCAGAAGATGGACAACAACGGCGGCTGGGTCGAAGGCCAGTCCAGCAAGCTCGATTACAATAGCGCCGCCCACAGCGCGGTGCTGACCGGCAACGCCCGCGTCAAGCGCAACGGCGACCTGGCGATAGGCACCGTGATCACCTACGACACCCAGAACGAGACCTACCAGGTGCTCGGCGGCGGCAGCGGCGCGGCAGCCGGCAAGGGCGGCCGCACCACTGTGATCCTGCAGCCGAAGAACACCGCCTCGCAGCCCGCGGCCGCCAAGCCCGCCGCCGGAGCCGACCCGCGATGA
- the lptC gene encoding LPS export ABC transporter periplasmic protein LptC, translating into MMKLLRSHRLFPILLIGLTALLTVWLDQISRWDSHRRDLDPDKPEYVAESMVATRYDKQGLLLDKLIASRMWQYPGKPDAYFENPDLYQYQQGTLQYRVIGESGRYNNKNQQAFFDKKVVLIKPADSKQPETRLESSAMFVDTGKRYASSKAPSVIHHGNSVANSIGFTYQEPLGLLHLLSTTKITYAK; encoded by the coding sequence ATGATGAAGCTATTGCGCTCGCACCGGCTGTTCCCGATATTGCTGATCGGCCTGACCGCGCTGCTGACCGTGTGGCTGGACCAGATCTCGCGCTGGGACAGCCACCGCCGCGACCTGGATCCAGACAAGCCGGAGTACGTCGCGGAAAGCATGGTCGCCACCCGCTACGACAAGCAGGGCCTGCTGCTGGACAAGCTGATCGCCAGCCGGATGTGGCAATATCCGGGCAAGCCGGACGCCTATTTCGAGAATCCCGACCTGTACCAGTATCAGCAAGGGACGCTGCAATACCGCGTCATCGGCGAAAGCGGCCGCTACAACAACAAGAACCAGCAGGCTTTCTTCGACAAGAAAGTCGTTTTGATCAAACCCGCAGACAGCAAGCAACCGGAAACCCGGCTGGAAAGCAGCGCGATGTTCGTCGACACCGGCAAACGCTACGCCAGCTCGAAAGCACCGTCGGTGATACACCACGGCAATTCGGTGGCCAACTCGATAGGCTTCACCTACCAGGAGCCGCTGGGCCTGCTCCACCTGCTGTCCACAACCAAGATCACCTATGCCAAATAA
- a CDS encoding HAD family hydrolase encodes MRMISEQARKVKLLIMDVDGVMTDGRIYYNAQGEESKSFYVQDGLGLRLLQGTGVQLAIISGRADRCVEHRARALKIDHYYGGVHDKKVALADLLDKTGLSLDACAFIGDDLIDLPILTRVGLAVAVPEAPPQVRQHCHYVTGNPGGHGAVRELAELIMQAQGTFDAVVAGYLA; translated from the coding sequence ATGCGCATGATTTCCGAGCAGGCCCGCAAGGTGAAGCTGCTGATCATGGATGTGGACGGCGTGATGACCGACGGCCGCATCTACTACAACGCCCAGGGCGAGGAAAGCAAATCGTTCTATGTTCAGGACGGCCTCGGCCTGCGGCTGCTGCAAGGCACCGGTGTGCAGCTGGCCATCATCTCCGGCCGCGCCGACCGCTGCGTCGAGCACCGCGCGCGCGCGCTGAAGATAGACCACTACTACGGCGGCGTGCACGACAAGAAGGTCGCGCTGGCCGACCTGCTGGACAAGACCGGCCTGAGCCTCGACGCCTGCGCCTTCATCGGCGACGATCTGATTGACCTGCCGATCCTGACCCGCGTCGGCCTGGCGGTGGCGGTGCCCGAAGCGCCGCCGCAGGTGCGCCAGCACTGCCATTACGTCACCGGCAATCCGGGCGGCCACGGCGCGGTGCGCGAGCTGGCCGAACTGATCATGCAGGCGCAGGGCACCTTCGACGCCGTCGTCGCCGGGTATCTGGCATGA
- a CDS encoding SIS domain-containing protein, translated as MEKTQSVSRLETAREVLHTEAAALNTLAERLNGEFLDAVEAILACSGRVIVTGMGKSGHVGRKIAATLASTGTPAFFVHPAEAAHGDLGMITGDDIVIALSNSGESGEVVSLLPALKLKGIRLIAMTSRADSTLAGEADILLHSHVEKEACPLNLAPTTSTTAQIALGDALAVTLMEVRGFGKSDFALSHPGGSLGRRLLVHVRDLMHGGAELPRVAPGTLLKDALLEMSQKRLGMVTVCDAAGALHGIYTDGDLRRTLEKGVDVYRLQIDEVMGRSPRTIVADKLAAEAGFLMKQHQITSLVVVDEAGKLAGVLHMHDLLRAGVF; from the coding sequence ATGGAAAAAACACAATCCGTCAGCCGCCTGGAAACGGCGCGCGAGGTGCTGCATACCGAGGCCGCCGCGCTGAACACGCTGGCCGAGCGCCTGAACGGCGAATTTCTGGACGCGGTCGAAGCCATACTGGCCTGCTCCGGCCGCGTCATCGTCACCGGCATGGGCAAGTCCGGCCATGTCGGCCGCAAGATCGCCGCTACGCTGGCCAGCACCGGCACGCCGGCCTTCTTCGTCCATCCGGCCGAGGCGGCCCACGGCGACCTCGGCATGATCACCGGCGACGACATCGTGATCGCGCTGTCCAACTCCGGCGAGTCCGGCGAGGTGGTGTCGCTGCTGCCGGCGCTGAAGCTGAAAGGCATACGGCTGATCGCGATGACCAGCCGCGCCGACTCGACGCTGGCCGGCGAAGCGGACATCCTGCTGCACTCGCATGTCGAGAAGGAGGCCTGCCCGCTGAACCTGGCCCCGACCACCAGCACCACCGCGCAGATCGCGCTCGGCGACGCGCTGGCGGTCACGCTGATGGAGGTGCGCGGCTTCGGCAAGAGCGATTTCGCGCTGTCCCATCCGGGCGGCAGCCTGGGCCGGCGGCTGCTGGTGCACGTGCGCGACCTGATGCACGGCGGCGCCGAATTGCCGCGGGTGGCGCCGGGCACGCTGTTGAAGGACGCGCTGCTGGAAATGTCGCAGAAGCGGCTGGGGATGGTGACCGTCTGCGACGCCGCCGGCGCGCTTCACGGCATCTATACCGACGGCGACCTGCGCCGGACGCTGGAAAAAGGCGTCGACGTCTACCGCCTGCAGATAGACGAGGTGATGGGCCGTTCGCCGCGCACCATCGTCGCCGACAAACTGGCGGCCGAGGCCGGCTTTTTGATGAAGCAGCACCAGATCACCAGCCTGGTGGTCGTGGACGAGGCCGGCAAGCTGGCCGGGGTGCTGCACATGCACGACCTGCTGCGAGCAGGCGTATTTTGA
- a CDS encoding cation:proton antiporter produces MHSLAPIVLVLLSAVLAVTLCRSLRVPAMLGYLVVGFTAGPGAMNLIPQGEETAFLGEIGIVFMMFTIGLEFSLPKLKAMRRLVFGVGFAQVALTMLLVAAAIAHLTGSPLTGFAIGGALTMSSTAIVSKLLAERLELNQPHGQLAIGVLLFQDIAVVPLLIMLPAFAGGSETLWLDLGKAGGKVVVVLALLLFFGQRLVRPWFHLVARQRSGELFMINVLLVTLGVAWLTELSGLSLALGAFVAGMLISETEYRYQVEEDIKPFRDILLGFFFITVGMRLEFSVLFDRFGEVMLMLALLLPLKLAVVFGLGRLFGHRSNDSLRAALALAQGGEFGFVLLALSMNLKLVSTPTAQAAIAAILISMLAAPFLILYGERITRRLIRQDWMLQSLDLHQMLVAGMSKSEHVLICGYGRSGQALARLLEAENINLFALDMDPERVREAGEAGDQVVFGDAGKKEVLIAAGLMRARVVVVTFADTHAALRILHAVREVRPELPVIVRTIDDSEMELLRGAGADEVVAEVMEGSLMLASQALLEAGVPPSRVLRRIRAVREERYDLFRGFFRGSSDEVESLDDELVPRMLSVQVCGGAASIGQPLGALELEALGVEVKAIRRQRVRRTDFDASFEIGADDVLVLLGTPQQLALAESRILQGD; encoded by the coding sequence ATGCATTCCCTGGCCCCTATCGTCCTTGTCCTGTTGTCCGCCGTGCTGGCCGTCACCCTGTGCCGCAGTCTGAGAGTGCCGGCCATGCTTGGCTACCTGGTGGTCGGCTTCACGGCGGGGCCTGGCGCGATGAACCTGATCCCGCAGGGGGAGGAGACCGCCTTTCTCGGCGAAATCGGCATCGTGTTCATGATGTTCACCATCGGCCTGGAGTTTTCGCTGCCCAAGCTGAAGGCGATGCGGCGCCTGGTGTTCGGCGTCGGTTTCGCCCAGGTGGCGTTGACCATGCTGCTGGTCGCGGCGGCCATCGCTCATCTGACCGGCAGTCCGCTGACTGGTTTCGCGATCGGCGGCGCCTTGACGATGTCGTCGACCGCCATCGTCAGCAAGCTACTGGCCGAGCGGCTGGAGTTGAACCAGCCGCACGGCCAGTTGGCGATAGGGGTGCTGCTGTTCCAGGACATCGCGGTGGTGCCGCTGCTGATCATGCTGCCGGCCTTCGCCGGCGGCAGCGAGACGCTGTGGCTGGACCTGGGCAAGGCCGGCGGCAAGGTGGTGGTGGTGCTGGCGCTGCTGCTGTTCTTCGGCCAACGCCTGGTGCGGCCGTGGTTCCACCTGGTGGCGCGGCAGCGCTCCGGCGAGCTGTTCATGATCAACGTGCTGCTGGTGACGCTGGGGGTGGCCTGGCTGACCGAATTGTCGGGCCTGAGCCTGGCGCTGGGCGCCTTCGTCGCCGGCATGCTGATCTCGGAAACCGAATACCGTTATCAGGTGGAAGAGGACATCAAGCCGTTCCGGGACATCCTGCTCGGCTTCTTTTTCATCACCGTCGGCATGCGGCTGGAGTTCTCGGTGCTGTTCGACCGTTTCGGCGAGGTGATGCTGATGCTGGCCCTGCTGCTGCCGCTGAAGCTGGCGGTGGTGTTCGGTCTGGGGCGCTTGTTCGGCCACCGCTCCAACGATTCGCTGCGCGCGGCGCTGGCGCTGGCGCAGGGCGGAGAATTCGGCTTCGTGCTGCTGGCCTTGTCGATGAATCTGAAACTGGTGTCGACGCCGACGGCGCAGGCCGCGATCGCCGCGATACTGATCTCGATGCTGGCGGCGCCGTTCCTGATCCTGTACGGCGAGCGCATCACCCGCCGGCTGATCAGGCAGGACTGGATGCTGCAGTCGCTGGACCTGCACCAGATGCTGGTGGCAGGCATGAGCAAGAGCGAGCACGTGCTGATCTGCGGCTACGGCCGCAGCGGCCAGGCGCTGGCGCGGCTGCTGGAGGCGGAAAACATCAATCTGTTCGCGCTGGACATGGATCCGGAGCGGGTGCGCGAGGCCGGCGAGGCCGGCGACCAGGTGGTGTTCGGCGACGCCGGCAAGAAGGAAGTGCTGATCGCCGCCGGCCTGATGCGCGCCCGGGTGGTGGTGGTGACTTTCGCCGACACCCACGCGGCGCTGCGCATCCTGCACGCGGTGCGCGAGGTCAGGCCGGAGTTGCCGGTGATCGTGCGGACGATAGACGACAGCGAGATGGAACTGCTGCGCGGCGCCGGCGCCGACGAGGTGGTGGCCGAGGTGATGGAGGGCAGCCTGATGCTGGCCTCGCAGGCCTTGCTGGAGGCCGGGGTGCCGCCGAGCCGGGTGCTGCGCCGCATCCGGGCGGTGCGCGAGGAGCGCTACGACCTGTTCCGCGGTTTTTTCCGCGGCAGCAGCGACGAGGTGGAAAGCCTGGACGACGAATTGGTGCCGCGCATGCTCAGCGTGCAGGTATGCGGCGGCGCCGCGTCGATAGGCCAGCCGCTGGGGGCGCTGGAGCTGGAGGCGCTGGGAGTGGAGGTGAAGGCGATACGCCGCCAGCGGGTGCGCCGCACCGACTTCGACGCCAGCTTCGAAATCGGCGCCGACGACGTGCTGGTGCTGCTGGGCACGCCGCAGCAACTGGCGCTGGCGGAGTCCCGGATACTGCAGGGCGATTGA